Proteins from a single region of Haloarcula laminariae:
- a CDS encoding nucleotidyltransferase family protein, whose product MDGVVLAAGEGTRLRPLTAQQPKALVTVAGRPLLSYAFDALLSVGVDRLAVVVGYRGDDIVAHYGDSYRDTPVEYVEQAEQLGTAHALRQAMPAVEAPFVVMNGDNVCRANLDSVVERHRETAAAATLLVESVARGQAETTGVVETDDHGRVVGLVEKPDDPPSTLVNRGFYAFGPEIGPALDRIAPSARGEYEITDAIDDLVGRGHRVETVELTGWCHNVNEPGDRELVAEKLANDATD is encoded by the coding sequence ATGGACGGCGTCGTTCTGGCCGCCGGTGAGGGGACGCGGCTGCGCCCGCTGACGGCCCAGCAGCCGAAGGCCCTCGTCACGGTCGCCGGCCGGCCGCTGCTCTCGTACGCCTTCGACGCGCTGCTGTCGGTCGGCGTCGACCGTCTCGCGGTCGTGGTCGGCTACCGAGGCGACGATATCGTCGCCCACTACGGCGACAGCTACCGCGACACCCCTGTCGAATACGTCGAGCAGGCCGAGCAGTTGGGGACGGCCCACGCGCTCCGGCAGGCGATGCCAGCCGTCGAAGCGCCGTTCGTCGTCATGAACGGCGACAACGTCTGCCGGGCGAACCTGGACAGCGTGGTCGAGCGCCATCGGGAGACCGCCGCCGCGGCGACGCTGCTGGTCGAGTCCGTCGCGCGGGGGCAAGCCGAAACGACGGGCGTCGTCGAGACCGACGACCACGGGCGCGTGGTGGGACTGGTCGAGAAACCGGACGACCCGCCATCGACGCTCGTCAATCGGGGGTTCTACGCCTTCGGGCCCGAAATCGGCCCCGCGCTCGACCGCATCGCTCCCTCAGCGCGCGGCGAGTACGAGATTACCGACGCCATCGACGACCTGGTGGGCCGGGGCCACCGCGTCGAGACCGTCGAGCTGACGGGGTGGTGTCACAACGTCAACGAGCCGGGAGATAGAGAACTGGTCGCGGAGAAGCTAGCGAACGACGCGACGGATTAG